The Arachis duranensis cultivar V14167 chromosome 2, aradu.V14167.gnm2.J7QH, whole genome shotgun sequence genome has a window encoding:
- the LOC107472190 gene encoding thylakoid membrane protein TERC, chloroplastic has product MGLASVVHNGIKIPFKFQHSDRVSLSHSKFSPLVSSFSSDCHSRGALFFPILGFKRVVKDGRLTPSDVKRIYAQPKEDISKKEPSKDKSTQESLGDKTYSSSVRNVVLWVSAAVAFGVGLGFKEGVDKASEFFAGYILEQSLSVDNLFVFVLIFKYFKVPIMYQNRVLSYGIAGAVIFRLTLILLGTATLETFEAVNLLLAAILLYSSFKLFASEDDESDLSNNYVVKTCQKFIPVTTYYDGNRFITSQDGLWKATPLLLTVAVVEFSDIAFAVDSIPAVFGVTRDPFVVFSSNLFAILSLRSLYPIISEGMSELEFLQPSIAVVLGFIGCKMILDYFGIHVSTEASLGFVVICLTTGVLLSVAKKSD; this is encoded by the exons atGGGATTAGCCTCCGTTGTTCACAACGGCATCAAAATCCCATTCAAATTCCAACACAGTGACAGGGTTTCACTCTCACACTCCAAATTCTCTCCCCTCGTCTCTTCCTTTTCCTCTG ATTGTCATTCTCGCGGTGCTCTCTTTTTTCCAATTTTGGGCTTCAAGCGAGTAGTTAAGGATGGTAGATTAACTCCCTCAG ATGTAAAGAGAATCTACGCTCAACCAAAAGAAGACATTAGCAAGAAGGAGCCATCTAAGGATAAAAGTACACAAGAGTCTCTGGGAGATAAAACTTACAGCTCTTCTGTTAGAAATGTGGTCTTATGG GTGAGTGCGGCAGTGGCATTTGGTGTTGGTTTGGGATTTAAAGAGGGTGTTGACAAGGCATCTGAATTCTTCGCTGG ATACATATTGGAGCAAAGTCTTTCTGTAGATAATCTCTTTGTCTTCGTTCTGATATTCAAATACTTCAAAGTGCCAATTATGTACCAG AATCGTGTACTTTCTTATGGTATTGCTGGCGCAGTTATCTTTCGCCTAACATTAATACTTCTTGGAACAGCCACCCTTGAG ACGTTTGAGGCAGTCAACCTTCTATTGGCCGCTATATTACTTTACTCATCATTTAAG CTATTTGCCAGTGAAGATGATGAGTCGGACTTATCTAATAACTATGTGGTGAAGACATGCCAGAAATTTATCCCTGTAACAA CATATTACGATGGAAATCGTTTCATAACAAGTCAAGATGGGCTGTGGAAA GCCACCCCTTTGCTTCTTACTGTAGCAGTTGTTGAGTTCAGTGACATTGCATTTGCA GTTGACTCAATACCTGCAGTTTTTGGCGTAACTCGGGATCCGTTTGTAGTATTTTCGTCTAATCTTTTTGCCATTTTGA GTTTAAGGTCACTTTACCCAATAATATCTGAGGGCATGTCAGAGTTGGAGTTCCTGCAG CCATCCATTGCTGTTGTTCTGGGATTCATTGGGTGCAAGATGATCCTGGACTATTTTG GAATCCATGTATCAACGGAGGCTTCTCTTGGATTTGTAGTCATATGTCTTACTACAGGAGTGTTATTAAGTGTGGCCAAGAAATCTGATTAA